Proteins encoded together in one Impatiens glandulifera chromosome 1, dImpGla2.1, whole genome shotgun sequence window:
- the LOC124922296 gene encoding purple acid phosphatase 18-like, translating to MVKLAYLIAEFLLIAAAIVNCDYVRPQPRKLLNFPLSGHPSPYPQQVHISLAGEAHIRVSWITKSEHHQSSSIVQYGTSTNNYTNVAQGETTSYTYLLYKSGKIHHTVIGPLKHDTIYFYRCGGLGSEFSFKTPPSKYPLTFAVAGDLGQSGWTKTTLEHIKHCEYDVYLLPGDLSYADHIQSRWDTFGKLVQPLASSRPWMVTEGNHEKESIKLVEDGFVSYNSRWKMPFEESGSSSNHYYSFDVAGVHVIMLSCYTMYDTYSDQYRWLKTDLLKVDRMKKRPWLVVVFHVPWYNSNYAHHGEGDNMMTTIEPLLYGASVDIVIAGHVHAYERSVRVYNGRLNPCGAVHITIGDGGNREGLAYKYVKPRPEWSVFREASFGHGELRIVNSTHAFWSWHRNQDDESKMSDQTWITSLSGLGGGCLKNNKKEEHETE from the exons ATGGTAAAGTTGGCATATCTTATAGCAGAGTTCCTATTGATTGCAGCTGCCATTGTCAACTGCGATTATGTCCGTCCTCAGCCCAGAAAGCTCCTGAACTTCCCCTTGAGCGGACATCCTTCTCCATACCCTCAACAG GTGCATATCTCCTTGGCAGGTGAAGCACACATCCGAGTGAGTTGGATAACAAAGAGTGAacatcatcaatcttcatctATAGTTCAATACGGAACTTCCACAAATAATTACACCAATGTAGCCCAAGGAGAAACCACTTCATACACTTATCTACTCTACAAATCAGGAAAGATTCATCATACTGTAATCGGCCCATTGAAACATGACACTATCTATTTCTATAGATGTGGAGGATTAGGTTCCGAATTCAGCTTTAAAACCCCTCCATCTAAATACCCATTAACTTTTGCTGTGGCCGGTGATTTAGGTCAGTCCGGTTGGACTAAAACAACACTTGAACACATCAAACATTGTGAGTACGACGTTTACCTTCTCCCGGGAGACTTGTCCTACGCCGATCATATTCAGTCTAGATGGGACACGTTTGGCAAGCTAGTTCAGCCTTTGGCTAGTTCGAGGCCTTGGATGGTAACAGAAGGTAACCATGAAAAGGAAAGTATTAAGTTAGTTGAAGATGGCTTTGTGTCGTATAATTCTAGATGGAAGATGCCGTTTGAGGAGAGTGGATCGAGTTCGAATCATTATTATTCGTTTGATGTTGCCGGAGTTCATGTTATCATGCTTAGTTGTTACACCATGTACGATACGTATTCTGATCAATACAGATGGCTGAAGACTGATCTCTTGAAAGTGGATAGAATGAAGAAAAGGCCTTGGCTTGTTGTAGTGTTTCATGTTCCATGGTATAACAGTAATTATGCTCATCACGGTGAAGGGGATAATATGATGACCACAATAGAACCGTTGTTATATGGTGCCAGTGTAGACATTGTTATTGCCGGCCACGTGCATGCTTATGAGCGCTCA GTACGTGTGTATAATGGAAGATTGAATCCTTGTGGTGCTGTCCATATTACAATTGGTGATGGAGGGAATAGAGAAGGTTTAGCATACAA GTATGTAAAGCCACGGCCTGAATGGTCTGTTTTCAGAGAAGCAAGCTTCGGCCATGGCGAGCTGAGGATAGTCAACTCAACTCACGCATTTTGGAGTTGGCATAGAAATCAAGATGATGAATCCAAGATGTCAGATCAGACTTGGATTACCTCTTTGTCTGGATTAGGAGGAGGATGTCTTAAGAACAACAAGAAGGAAGAACATGAAACAGAATGA